In Mucilaginibacter sp. KACC 22063, the genomic stretch ATCTTAAAAACGGGAAGGAAGCCTATGGACAGGGTATATGGGCACCTTGTATACGTTATCATAACGGCACTTTTTATATTTTTTCAAACATCAACCATCATGGTTTACAGGTTTTTACGGCTACAAATCCAGCGGGACCATGGACGCAGCACAATCTGGGCCGCCATATTTATGATCTGTCTGCCCTGTTTGAGAATGGTAAGATCTACATCGTTTACGGAGTAGACGAGATAAAGATGATCGAATTAAAATCCGATCTGAGCGGCTTTGTTCCGAATACCGACAGAGTACTTATTCCAAGAGGTAACGCTATGGGAGAGGGAAATCATTTTTACAAGATCAACGGCAAGTATTACATCACCAATGCAGATAACGGCCGCTTACAGTGCGCGCGGTCATCAAGTATATACGGCCCTTACGAAACTACAGTAATAAGCGCTAAGGAAACGATGGGGACTACGCTTGGCTGGTTTACAAAGAATGCTTCGTTAGTTACGCCCTTGCCTTCGTCAACTGATAGCCTTATGATCTTTAAACAAAACAGTCAGTTGTTGGGCTCTGTACCTATGCACCAGGGAGGTATCGTTGATCTTCCAAATGGCGATTGGTGGGGCTTTTCTATGATGGACTTTCGTTCTGTGGGACGAACTACCTTTTTGTCGCCAGTGACCTGGAAAGATGGCTGGCCGTTTTTTGGCATTGAAGGTAATCTTGGGCGCTCGCCACATACGTGGTTTAAACCTAAAGTTGACTCAGGTGAACTGCCACATGCGCCATATCAGCGTAATGACGACTTTACTTCAGCTAAGCTGGCCTCTGCATGGCAATGGAACCACAACCCGGTTAACAATGAATGGCAATCTGGGGCAGGTGTACTTAAATTACACACCATGCCTGCAAAAGATTTTTTATGGGCAAAAAATACGCTTACGCAAAGATGTATCGGCCCGGAATCTTACGCCACTGTAGAACTGAACGGCAAAAACATGCATGACGGTGATATCGCAGGTTTGGGATTAATGGACATCCCTTATGCATGGGTAGGCATATTGCGAAAAGGCAGTCACTATATTTTAAGGATGTTTGATCAATACAAACATCAAACAATTGATAAGCCGCTTAATGCACCGCAAATTTATCTGCGTGCTTTTGGGAATTTTGATGAGGATATTGCCCAACTCAGTTTCAGCACAGACGGCAAGACATTTGAAAGTGTTGGCGATAGTATACGCCTGCCTTACCAGTTAAAAACTTTTCAGGGCACAAGGTATGCGCTGTTTGCTTACAATACTAAAAGTAAAGAAGGCGGCTATGCCAGCTTTAGTCATTTTGTAATAAAAGAGCCATTAGCCGACCGGTCAAAAAATATTCCGATTGGTAAAATTATTACACTCGCTAATCTGGCTAACAACACAATGGTATGGGCCAATCCGCACGGTGTGTTATGTCCCGGGCAGGTATCTGGATCTTTCAAAAATGATTCGGCTTATGCCTTTAAGGTACTTGATCGTGGAAACGGTAAAGTGGCGTTACAGGCTATCAATGGAACCGGCTTTGTTACCATTACCGGCCAGGGCTTATCGGCAGATGTACGCCTTTTGAAAGAAGAATCGGCTGCAAGTCTGTTCATTTGGCAAGATATGCTAAGAGGGCGATGTATGCTTTTATCAATGAAAACTAACCGCTATGTAGGGCTTGATCCTCGAACCGGAGAATTGTATTCGGCTGACTGGCCGGGTACATTACCAGGCATGAAAGACGGCACCGTTTTTAGCTGGCAGCAAATCAACTAAATCGAAAACTTTAATTAACATACCTGATTATGAAAGTATTGATAAAATCAAAATTCATTATTTCGCTATGCACACTAAGTATGCTTTTTCACATAAGCGTATCTGCACAAGACAAACAACCCTATAAGCTTACTTCACCCAACGGAAATATCAAAGTAATTATCGAAGATCATTACAAGAAGGGAAATGATTCTGTAGCATCGGCTCATTTCAGCATCTACTATAAATCTCAAGGGAAATATACACCGGTTATTTCTGATAACGAGTTAGGTATTTCAACGGATAAAGAACAATTCAAGAACATTAACTTAAAAGGTGCCGGAGTAATCAAAGCTATATCGGCTAATTATAAAATGATTACCGGCAAACGCCGGTTGTGTAGTAATGCGGCTAATGAAAGTACACTCAGTTTTGTTAATGCAAATGGTAAGCAACTCAATATTGTATTTCGTGTTTATAATGATGGCATTGCATTCAGGTATCAGATGCCAAAATGGTCTGAACAACCAATTAACGTTAGGGACGAATACACGGCCTATCATATTCCTGAAAAAACTGACAGGTGGATGCAGACTTATGATCCGGGATATGAGGGTTTCTATCCATACAGCACAACTGGTAAAGGAGACAAGAGCCAGCAATGGGCTTACCCTGCTCTTTTCAAGGTTGTTAATCAACCTGTTTGGTACTTAATATCAGAAGCCAATAACAGCGAATTTAATTGCGCCGCCAGGCTTACTAATAACAATGACTTTAATACTTACAAGGTTACCTATCCCGAACCTCGCAAAAATTTCCAGCAACAAGGTGACTTATCGTCACTTCCGTGGTCTTCACAATGGCACACGCTGATTGTAGGTTCGCTGGCTACCATCGTACAGTCTACCTTAATTACTGATGTTAGTGAGCCTAATAAATTAAGTAATACAGATTGGATTGAGCCGGGAGCTGTTTCCTGGATTTATTGGGCTAACAATCATGGCTCAAAAGATTACAAGAAAGTTATTGAATATGTAGATCTGGCAAAAAACATGGGCTGGCCTTATGTATTGATAGACTGGGAATGGGATGTTATGAGTAACGGCGGCAATGTTGAGGATGCCGTTAAGTACGCAAAATCAAAAGGCATAAAGCCTATGCTTTGGTACAATTCCGGAACCACTGATTGGTCTGATGCTACACCGTTTGATAGGTTGCGCACAGAAGAAAAAAGGATAAAAGAGTTTCAATGGCTTAATAAAATAGGCGTATATGGCATCAAGGTTGACTTTTTTGCAGGCGATCAGCAAGATATGATGAAACTTTACCTGGATATTTTGAAAGATGCTGCTCAATACCATTTGATGGTTGATTTCCATGGTGCTACTATTCCGCGTGGTTGGGCCAGAACATATCCTAATTTAATGACAGTTGAAGCGGTGTATGGTGCCGAGTGGTATAACAATAACTCTGTAATGACCAACAAAGCCGCAGTTCATAATACAACGTTACCATTTACCCGTAACGTTGTCGGCTCAATGGATTATACACCTGTTACGTTTTCAAATAGTCAGCATCCGCATATTACTTCTTATGGGCACGAACTGGCATTGTCTGTTGTATTTGAATCGGGTTTGCAAAACTTTGCTGACCGTCCAGAGGCTTTTTATAATTTGCCAGATGCCCCACGCAACTTTCTTAAAACGGTTCCGGTTGCCTGGGATGAAACCAGGCTTCTAAGCGGTTATCCGGGAGACCATGTCGTAATAGCAAGAAGACAGGGTAGCAAATGGTACATCGGTGGTTTAAATGGGCAAAATAATGCTAAGACGTTACAGTTTAAGCTGGATTTTGTAAAACAAAAGCATGCAAAAATGAGCGTTATAAAAGATGGTGACAATGATAAATCATTCAAAACAGCCGCTGTGCAAGTTTTTAAAGATCAAGATATTAAGGTAGATTGTCTGCCGCGTGGAGGCTTTGTTGCCGTTATAGAATAAGTTGTTTTATTACGGTTTACAATATTGTATCGAGGTGATTATCATTAAAGGCTTACTTAATTGTTTGGCCGTCCAAAAAACTTTTATGGTTTTATATAGACGTTGGGAGCAATGAGTTCGGCAAGCTGCATTTCAGTAAACTACAACGAAATGACGCCTGGATGAAGATGTGCGGCGGGAACTTCGATCTTCAGGTTACCGCATCTTAATGCGGTAACCTATTTTTAAACCTTTCAAAATATAAGATCAGAAAATAAAGGCAACTTAAAGTTGTATAAAGCGGATAACGTCCTCTTCAGTACCCTTGAACGGGCCGAAGCCACCCACCTTGATTCCTGAAATGGCCGCTGCAAAATTGCCGGCCGTTTCCACGTCGGCACCTTTTATCCGCTGGTAAAGATAGCCAGCCATGTATGTGTCACCGCAGCCAGTGGCATCATTGATTACAGCGGGCTTATAGGCGGGTATCACGTAAGAGCGGCCTTCAGCGTAAATCACTGAACCTTTGCTGCCTAATGTAGCCACCACTTCGTCAACTCCCCACTCTGCCAGCTGTTTGGAGCCTTCCTCAATATCTGTCATACCGGTAAGGGCTTCCAATTCATGTTCGTTTACCTTGAGTATCGATACATGTTTCAGCGCCTCTATCTTCTGCGGCCAGTCGGTAGCATGCACTTGCTGATCGCGTACCTCGCGCAAATACCCTTGCGCATCTATCGAAACTTTTCCTTTACCTGCTAAATACGCGATCACATCGGCAGGAATATCATCAGCCAGCAACGCTCCCAGATGAAATATCTTAGCATCTAAGTCTTTCAGGTCTTCCAGTTTGAAAGGCGCTGCTTTTTGCAATACACGTTGGGTTCGGTGATCCTCGTTATAGCTATAGGTGTTCTCAAAATACACCGAATGATCACTGGGGAAACTAATTACCTGGGTACCTTGTTTTTTCAGTTGATCGATCTCAGGCAGCTCGGTCTCGCCAACTGCCGTAACCAGGCCAAAATTAACATCGATATGCTGCAGGGCGTTGGCAAAGTAGTAGGCAGTACCGCCAGGCATATGTTTAGTTCCCGAAGGAGTTACCACTTTGTCTAACGTAATGTGGCCAATACAGCATATATCGAACATAAAAGGGGGAGATGTTAAATAAAAAACAACAAATATACATTTGTTTATTAAGTTTTTCATTGACGATCAGGAAGAAGTTGATTTACAAAAAGAGAACGTTGTACATTTTGCTTCTTACCAAATAATAAAATACACTTTATCAGTTGAAAGCTTACTGTAACGTTTGTGAGATAAAAATTGATAAGAAAGATAAAACAGCGTACTTGAGTAGCTATAAAACAGGTAGATACGGGCTTCTTGATTCATTCCCCAAGGGCTTCATAAGTTTTTGCTTAATCGGTTTCGTAAATTGATTTACAGAAGAAACGGCATATCCCGGAAAAAATTCCAATTTTACAAACTGATTTGCCTCCGTACTAAGCCCGGATGCAAAAAATTAGTAAACCTGAAATATACCGACTATGAAATTTTTTAACATCTCCCTGATGTTGTTGCTGCCTTTTGCCGTAAATGCGCAAACCAAAGTGAGTATTGTTGATTATGGCGCAAAAAGCGATGGTAAAACCAATAATGCGCAAGCAATTCAAAAAGCTATTGACGAAACCAGTTCAAAAGGCGGAGGCACAGTGGTTATTCCTGCCGGGAGATTTTTAACTGCACCAATTAACCTCAAATCTGGCGTAAACTTATTTGTAAGCGAAAAAGCAGTACTGCTGGGAAGTGATAAACGATTAGATTATAGTTCTGGAAATGCGCTGCCATTAATTGCGGCAGACGGTCAGCATGATATTTCAATTACCGGCCCGGGAACCATAGATGGCCAGGGCGACCTGATTCTGGAAGATCTGCTTCGATTATTAAAAGCCGGTACCTTGCAGGATGCTACCTGGCAAAAGTATAATCCGTGGCGGCAAAAACAACCAGAGGAAAGGAACCGCCCAAAACTTGTCCTTTTCAGGAATTGCAGTAACATTAAAATTAAGCATGTATTCATGAAAAATGCGCTGGATTGGGTACAGGATTACCGTAACTGCGAAAACCTGGTGGTAGACAGTATGAAGGTAGAAAGCAATACCTACTGGAATAACGATGGTATTGATATCGTAGACTGCCGTAACGTTAGGGTAACCAACAGCTTTTTTAACGCTGATGACGATGGTATCTGTTTTAAATCTGAAAACAGGCAACATTACTGCGATAACATTTACGTGGCCAATTGTAAAGTGCGTTCAAGCGCCAGCGCTATCAAATTTGGCACGGCATCGCATGGCGGGTTTAAACACGTAAAGCTGGAGAATATCGAAATATACGATACCTACCGTTCTGCAATAGCGATAGAAGCTGTAGATGGCGGCTTTATGGAGGATATCACCCTTAAAAACATCAATGCCAGAAATACCGGTAACGCCATATTTATCCGTACCGGTCACCGCAACCAGGATAGCGTTAGCAGCTACATCAAAAAAGTATTTATCAGCAATGTGAATGTGCAGGTGCCGGCTGGTAAACCGGATAAGGGTTACCCGATGGAAGGCCCGCCCGTACCGGGCGAACACCATGTGTTTCCTTGTGTGATAGCTGGTTTACCTGGTCACCCTGTATCTGACGTGACCATAGAAAATATAAAGGTGACTTATGAAGGTGGATATGATAAAAAAATACCGACTATCAGCCTTGATTCATTGCACACTATTCCAGAGAAACCTGCTGATTACCCGGAGTTTTCTATGTTTGGCGAGCTGCCTGCATGGGCGTTGTATGTAAGGCATGCTGAAAATCTAACGTTTAAGTCTACCACTTTTGATTACCAGAAACCTGATCTGCGCGCAGCGTGTGTTTTTGATGATGTGAAAGGTTTGAACCTCGAAGATTTTACCATTAAGAAAGCGAAGACTACCCCTGTAATGGTATTGAAAGATGTGAAGAACGAGTCGTTCAAAGCACTTCAATTACCGGGAGATAAAAAGGTATCCATCAAGCGAATTAACTACATATTCTATCGCTAAAGAATACTTTAATGCTATTCAATATCCTGACTGCTCTTTACCTTCGCTGTTCTCATAAAAAGTTATCAGCGAAGGTGCTGTTAACACTAACGGTCGTATTTATCAATTCAGCGGCTATACATGGGCAGGGTTTAGTTTCGTATGTACAGCCCATGTGTGGTACTGCGCCGTCCACAACAAAATCAGCGGTTAAGCACGGCGTCGGCACAGAACTGAATGCCAACACCATCCCGGCGGTAACGCTGCCATTTGCCATGACGCAGTGGACGCCCGAAACCCGGCAATCAGAAACCAAATGCCAGCCGCCTTATGTTTATCAGGATACGGTATTAACGGGCTTCAGGGGCACCCATTGGCTCAGCGGATCCTGTACACAGGATTATGGCAGCTTTACCATTATGCCTGTAAGCGGCCACTTAAAAATTAAGGTTGCCGAGTATCGTACGCATTATTCGCATCAGGACGAGGTTTGTACGCCTTATTACTACAGTTTGTTATTACGTAAATATCAGGTAAAAACGGAGGTGACAGCTACACTGCGTTGTGCCATGTTTCAGTTTACGGCTAATAAAGCAGATAGTTTGTATCTGCTGATAACACCTAATAGCGACAGGGGAGAGAGCTTTATTAAAGTTGATCAGCAAAAAGGCTTGATCTGGGGTTACAATCCTGCGCACCGCATCTACCAGGGCTGGGGAAACCCGGCGGGGTTCAGCGGTTATTTTGTAATCGAAGTTCAGAGAGGCTTTAAAAAGGGTGTAGTATATCGCGATGGCAAGATATTAAAAACAGACACCGTACATTATGGTGAAGTTGGAGGATATGTGGGATTGTATTTAAAAACTGGTGAGCAATTGCGCATTCGTGTAGGTACATCCTTTACCAGCTTGAATGCTGCGCTGGCTAATTTAAAAGCCGAAATACCAGGCTGGGATTTTGAAGCCCTAAAGACCAGGAATCAACAGCGTTGGGAGAGTGCGCTTGGCCAGATCATGGTCAAAACAAGCGATGTAAAACAAAAAAAGATATTTTATACGGCTTTATACCATGCTATGCAGCATCCGCGCTTGTTTAATGATGTTGCAGGTACTTACCCTCGTTTCGCCGGGAATTACCAGATAGAACATTTAAGTAAAGGGAACTACTACGATGATTTTTCCATGTGGGACATCTACCGGGGGCAGTTGCCAATCTTCGAGATATTGAACCCCCAACTGATCAATGATTGCGTACGATCCATGATCCTGAAGGGGCAACAGGGGGGATGGTTACCCATTTTTCCTTGCTGGAATAGCTACACCGCAGCCATGATCGGCGATCACGGAACGGCTTTCATAGCATCGGCTTATGTGAGAGGGATAAGAGATTATGACGTTAACGAAGCTTACCGGCTGATGCACAAAAATGCTTTTGAACAATCTGCAGGGCAAGACTATAAAGATGGAAAAGGTCGCCGTGCGTTGGATTCTTACCTGAAATTTGGCTATATACCCATGGAAGATTCGGTACCCGAGGCATTTCATAAAAAGGAACAGGTTAGCCGAACGTTAGAATACGCATTCGACGATTTTGCATTGGCACAGGTAGCTAAGGGCCTCCATAAAACAAAGGATTACCAGCTGCTGCTAAAAAGGAGTTTAAACTATCAGAACGTTTTTGATCCGTCGGTAGGTATGGCCCGCGGCCGATACCAGGATAAGCACTGGTACCAGCCCTTTAAACCAACAAGCAAAGAACCTTACATTACAGAAGGCACCCCACAGCAATACACTTTCTATGTACCGCAGGATGTGAAAGGCCTGGCGCAGAGAATGGGAGGGGCGAAGATGCTGGAAAAACACATGGATAAGCTGTTTGATAGTGGTGAATACTGGCACGGAAATGAGCCGGGGCAACAGATCCCTTATATGTATAATTACACGGGCTCGCCATGGAAAACACAGGCAAGGGTACAACAAATACTGGAAGACGAATACAGTGATGGTCCGGGTGGCCTTAGTGGGAATGATGACGCCGGGCAAATGTCGGCGTGGTATGTTTTAGCATCGTTGGGTTTTTATCCGCTTAACCCGGCTACAAGTCAGTATTTGTTAAGTTCACCTATTTTTGACGGCTATCAGATTAAGCTGCCGTCTGGCAAACAGTTCCGCGTGGTTACGCACAGGCAGTCGCCTCGGTCTGTTTATATTGCTTCTATCAAAATTAACGGCAAAGTTTACACCGCAAACTACATCGAGCATGGAGTGATTACTAAAGGCGGCGTAATGGATGTTTATTTAAGCGATCAACCCAATAAAAGCTGGGGCGTAAAGGCGAAAGATCAACCCGCCTCTATTACGCAATAGGCATCTTTTTAATA encodes the following:
- a CDS encoding PfkB family carbohydrate kinase, which encodes MFDICCIGHITLDKVVTPSGTKHMPGGTAYYFANALQHIDVNFGLVTAVGETELPEIDQLKKQGTQVISFPSDHSVYFENTYSYNEDHRTQRVLQKAAPFKLEDLKDLDAKIFHLGALLADDIPADVIAYLAGKGKVSIDAQGYLREVRDQQVHATDWPQKIEALKHVSILKVNEHELEALTGMTDIEEGSKQLAEWGVDEVVATLGSKGSVIYAEGRSYVIPAYKPAVINDATGCGDTYMAGYLYQRIKGADVETAGNFAAAISGIKVGGFGPFKGTEEDVIRFIQL
- a CDS encoding GH92 family glycosyl hydrolase; its protein translation is MLLTLTVVFINSAAIHGQGLVSYVQPMCGTAPSTTKSAVKHGVGTELNANTIPAVTLPFAMTQWTPETRQSETKCQPPYVYQDTVLTGFRGTHWLSGSCTQDYGSFTIMPVSGHLKIKVAEYRTHYSHQDEVCTPYYYSLLLRKYQVKTEVTATLRCAMFQFTANKADSLYLLITPNSDRGESFIKVDQQKGLIWGYNPAHRIYQGWGNPAGFSGYFVIEVQRGFKKGVVYRDGKILKTDTVHYGEVGGYVGLYLKTGEQLRIRVGTSFTSLNAALANLKAEIPGWDFEALKTRNQQRWESALGQIMVKTSDVKQKKIFYTALYHAMQHPRLFNDVAGTYPRFAGNYQIEHLSKGNYYDDFSMWDIYRGQLPIFEILNPQLINDCVRSMILKGQQGGWLPIFPCWNSYTAAMIGDHGTAFIASAYVRGIRDYDVNEAYRLMHKNAFEQSAGQDYKDGKGRRALDSYLKFGYIPMEDSVPEAFHKKEQVSRTLEYAFDDFALAQVAKGLHKTKDYQLLLKRSLNYQNVFDPSVGMARGRYQDKHWYQPFKPTSKEPYITEGTPQQYTFYVPQDVKGLAQRMGGAKMLEKHMDKLFDSGEYWHGNEPGQQIPYMYNYTGSPWKTQARVQQILEDEYSDGPGGLSGNDDAGQMSAWYVLASLGFYPLNPATSQYLLSSPIFDGYQIKLPSGKQFRVVTHRQSPRSVYIASIKINGKVYTANYIEHGVITKGGVMDVYLSDQPNKSWGVKAKDQPASITQ
- a CDS encoding glycoside hydrolase family 43 protein; translation: MKRLYAFIIGCLLSICTLHAQSWTADNGNGTYTNPLFYDEFSDPDMIRVGNDFYLTGTTMHSVPGLPILHSKDLVNWKLIGYALQRFKLGDEFDLKNGKEAYGQGIWAPCIRYHNGTFYIFSNINHHGLQVFTATNPAGPWTQHNLGRHIYDLSALFENGKIYIVYGVDEIKMIELKSDLSGFVPNTDRVLIPRGNAMGEGNHFYKINGKYYITNADNGRLQCARSSSIYGPYETTVISAKETMGTTLGWFTKNASLVTPLPSSTDSLMIFKQNSQLLGSVPMHQGGIVDLPNGDWWGFSMMDFRSVGRTTFLSPVTWKDGWPFFGIEGNLGRSPHTWFKPKVDSGELPHAPYQRNDDFTSAKLASAWQWNHNPVNNEWQSGAGVLKLHTMPAKDFLWAKNTLTQRCIGPESYATVELNGKNMHDGDIAGLGLMDIPYAWVGILRKGSHYILRMFDQYKHQTIDKPLNAPQIYLRAFGNFDEDIAQLSFSTDGKTFESVGDSIRLPYQLKTFQGTRYALFAYNTKSKEGGYASFSHFVIKEPLADRSKNIPIGKIITLANLANNTMVWANPHGVLCPGQVSGSFKNDSAYAFKVLDRGNGKVALQAINGTGFVTITGQGLSADVRLLKEESAASLFIWQDMLRGRCMLLSMKTNRYVGLDPRTGELYSADWPGTLPGMKDGTVFSWQQIN
- a CDS encoding glycoside hydrolase family 97 protein, with translation MKVLIKSKFIISLCTLSMLFHISVSAQDKQPYKLTSPNGNIKVIIEDHYKKGNDSVASAHFSIYYKSQGKYTPVISDNELGISTDKEQFKNINLKGAGVIKAISANYKMITGKRRLCSNAANESTLSFVNANGKQLNIVFRVYNDGIAFRYQMPKWSEQPINVRDEYTAYHIPEKTDRWMQTYDPGYEGFYPYSTTGKGDKSQQWAYPALFKVVNQPVWYLISEANNSEFNCAARLTNNNDFNTYKVTYPEPRKNFQQQGDLSSLPWSSQWHTLIVGSLATIVQSTLITDVSEPNKLSNTDWIEPGAVSWIYWANNHGSKDYKKVIEYVDLAKNMGWPYVLIDWEWDVMSNGGNVEDAVKYAKSKGIKPMLWYNSGTTDWSDATPFDRLRTEEKRIKEFQWLNKIGVYGIKVDFFAGDQQDMMKLYLDILKDAAQYHLMVDFHGATIPRGWARTYPNLMTVEAVYGAEWYNNNSVMTNKAAVHNTTLPFTRNVVGSMDYTPVTFSNSQHPHITSYGHELALSVVFESGLQNFADRPEAFYNLPDAPRNFLKTVPVAWDETRLLSGYPGDHVVIARRQGSKWYIGGLNGQNNAKTLQFKLDFVKQKHAKMSVIKDGDNDKSFKTAAVQVFKDQDIKVDCLPRGGFVAVIE
- a CDS encoding glycoside hydrolase family 28 protein: MKFFNISLMLLLPFAVNAQTKVSIVDYGAKSDGKTNNAQAIQKAIDETSSKGGGTVVIPAGRFLTAPINLKSGVNLFVSEKAVLLGSDKRLDYSSGNALPLIAADGQHDISITGPGTIDGQGDLILEDLLRLLKAGTLQDATWQKYNPWRQKQPEERNRPKLVLFRNCSNIKIKHVFMKNALDWVQDYRNCENLVVDSMKVESNTYWNNDGIDIVDCRNVRVTNSFFNADDDGICFKSENRQHYCDNIYVANCKVRSSASAIKFGTASHGGFKHVKLENIEIYDTYRSAIAIEAVDGGFMEDITLKNINARNTGNAIFIRTGHRNQDSVSSYIKKVFISNVNVQVPAGKPDKGYPMEGPPVPGEHHVFPCVIAGLPGHPVSDVTIENIKVTYEGGYDKKIPTISLDSLHTIPEKPADYPEFSMFGELPAWALYVRHAENLTFKSTTFDYQKPDLRAACVFDDVKGLNLEDFTIKKAKTTPVMVLKDVKNESFKALQLPGDKKVSIKRINYIFYR